AGCCATTCCATTCGTCGCGGGTGCCTCGTTGCGCCCGCGATCGAGGTGCTTTTCCATGAAGCCATTGCCTGATTATAATCATAGTGTCGTTGAACAGCTCAACGCATTGACGGCAGCTGGCACCCTGCAGGCTGATGCCGCACAGCTTGGCGTCGCGGCCCATCTCGACAGAATTCTCGCCGATCTGAAGGCCCGCAAGCCCGCCAAGAAAAAGAGCGCCCTTGGCTGGATGTTCGCCCGCAAGTCCGGCCCGGCAACGACGGTCAAGGGATTGTATGTCTATGGCAGCGTCGGCCGCGGCAAAACCATGCTGATGGACATGTTCTACGAGATGGCGCCCGTCTCTTCCAAGCGGCGTTGCCATTTTCATGAGTTCATGGCCGACGTGCATAATCGCGTGCATGCGCACCGGCAGAAGCTGAAAAATGGTGAAACCAAGCAGGCCGATCCCATTCCGCCCGTTGCTGCCCAGCTTCTGGCGGAGGCGGAACTCCTGTGCTTCGACGAATTTTCCGTCACTGATATCGCCGACGCAATGATCCTTGCGCGGCTGTTCACCGAATTGTTCGCTCATGGCTGTACATTGGTAACAACCTCAAACGTCGTGCCTGACAATCTTTACAAGGACGGCCTCAATCGCGGCCTGTTCTTGCCCTTTGTTGATCTGCTGAAGAAATATGTTGACGTGGTGACGCTGGACAGCCCAACCGATTATCGGATGGAGAAGCTGGAGAGCCTGCCGGTCTACGTGACTCCGCTCGATGGCGCAGCGGATCAGGCCATGGACATGGCCTGGCGGCATATGACTGGCGGCCATCTCGTCGCTCCAACTGAAATCCCCATGAAGGGCCGCTCCATTCTCGTGCCGCGCGCCAGCGGCCGGGTCGCCCGTTTTTCCTTTTCCGATCTCTGTGAAAAGCCGCTGGGAGCTTCCGACTTCCTTGCCATCGCCAACAGGTTCGATACGATCTTCATAGACCACATTCCGTTGCTGAATGCCGACAAGCGCAACGAAACCAAGCGCTTTATCATCCTCATCGATGCGCTCTATGATCATAGCGTCAGGCTTTTCGCCTCTGCCGCTGCCATGCCGGAAGATCTCCTTGGAAAGCGCAAGGGTACGGAGGGTTTTGAGTTCGATCGCACAGCGTCGCGGCTTTTTGAGATGCGTAGCGCCGATTATCTAGCACTACCTCAAGAAAAACGGCAGAAAGTTTGACACTTTCGTGACGCATTGTCTTACGTTTACGTAAGAAAATAATGATCTAAACGATTGAAAACACTGAGCGGAAAAGAATCTGTTGCCTATTTTGGTCAATGGGTCTAATCGGAGTGCGACAATTTGGCTGCCGGTTTGGCGCGGTGAAATTGAATTGAAGCTCAAGAGGAAGCATTCGATGGCTCGCAAAAAGATTGCACTTATTGGTTCTGGCATGATCGGCGGCACGCTGGCGCATCTCGCCAGCCTGAAGGAACTGGGCGATATCGTCCTCTTCGATATTGCTGACGGCATCCCACAGGGCAAGGGCCTGGATATTGCCCAGTCGGGCCCGGTTGAAGGCTTCAATGCAAAGCTCACCGGCGCTTCCGATTATGCTGCCATCGAAGGCGCTGACGTCTGCATCGTGACCGCCGGCGTTGCCCGCAAGCCCGGCATGAGCCGCGACGATCTTCTCGGCATCAACCTCAAGGTCATGGAGCAGGTCGGCGCCGGCATCAAAAAATATGCGCCGAACGCTTTCGTCATCTGCATCACCAACCCGCTCGACGCCATGGTCTGGGCGCTGCAGAAATTCTCCGGCCTGCCGAAGAACAAGGTCGTCGGCATGGCCGGCGTTCTCGACAGCGCGCGCTTCCGCCTCTTCCTTGCTGAAGAATTCAATGTTTCGGTGGAAGACGTCACTGCCTTCGTTCTCGGCGGTCACGGCGACACCATGGTGCCGCTTGCCCGTTACTCCACCGTTGCCGGCGTTCCGCTGACCGACCTGGTCAAGATGGGCTGGCTGACGGCCGAGCGTCTCGAGCAGATCATCCAGCGCACCCGTGACGGCGGCGCCGAAATCGTCGGCCTCTTGAAGACCGGCTCGGCCTATTATGCGCCAGCTGCCTCGGCAATCGAAATGGCTGAATCCTATCTCAAGGACAAGAAGCGCGTCCTGCCAGCCGCTGCCCACCTGTCGGGCCAGTATGGCGTGGACGACATGTATGTCGGCGTTCCCACCATCATTGGTGCAGGCGGTATCGAGCGCATCATCGAGATCGAACTAAACAAGGAAGAAGAAGCCGCCTTCCAGAAATCCGTCGGTGCCGTCGCCGGGCTTTGCGAAGCCTGCGTCAACATCGCTCCGTCGCTGAAGTAATAGCCTCAAGCGGCTCCAAACAGGGATTATTCCATGAATATTCACGAATATCAGGCCAAGGCTCTTCTGAAGGGCTACGGCGCGCCGGTTGCAGAAGGCGTTGCCATTCTCAAGGTCGAAGAAGCCGAAGCTGCTGCAAAGCAGCTTCCCGGCCCGCTCTACGTCGTCAAGAGCCAGATCCATGCTGGTGGTCGCGGCAAGGGCAAGTTCAAGGAACTCGGCCCGGATGCCAAGGGCGGCGTTCGTCTGGCGAAGTCGATCGAAGAGGTCGTTTCCCACGCCAAGGACATGCTCGGCAACACGCTGGTAACGGCGCAGACGGGCGATGCCGGCAAGCAGGTTAACCGCCTCTACATCGAAGACGGCGCCGACATTGCCCGCGAACTCTATTGCTCGCTGCTGGTAGACCGTTCGGTCGGCCAGGTGGCTTTCGTGGTTTCCACCGAAGGCGGCATGGATATCGAAGCTGTCGCCCACGACACGCCCGAGAAGATCCACACCATCGCCATCAACCCTGAAAAGGGTGTTTCCGATGCCGACGTTGCTGCGATCTCCAAGGCGCTCGAGCTTGACGGCGTTGCAGCCGAAGATGCCAAGTCGCTCTTCCCGATCCTCTACAAGGCCTTCAGCGAAAAGGACATGGCTCTCCTCGAGATCAACCCGTTGATCGTCATGGAAAACGGCCATCTGCGCGTTCTCGACGCCAAGGTTTCCTTCGACGGCAACGCCATGTTCCGCCATGACGACGTCAAGGCGCTGCGCGACGAGACCGAAGAAGACGCCAAGGAAATCGAAGCCTCCAAGTGGGACCTCGCTTACGTGGCCCTCGACGGCAACATTGGCTGCATGGTCAACGGCGCTGGCCTTGCCATGGCGACCATGGACATCATCAAGCTTTACGGCAAGGAGCCGGCTAACTTCTGCGACGTCGGCGGTGGCGCCGGCAAGGAGAAGGTTGCGGCAGCTTTCAAGATCATCACGGCCGACCCGAAGGTCGAGGGCATCCTCGTCAATATCTTCGGCGGCATCATGAAGTGCGACGTTATCGCCGAAGGTGTTATCGCCGCGGTGAAGGAAGTCGGCTTGCAGGTTCCGCTCGTTGTTCGCCTCGAAGGCACCAACGTCGAGCTCGGCAAGAAGCTTCTGAACGAATCGGGCCTTGCGATTACGGCTGCTGACGATCTGGACGACGCAGCCAAGAAGATCGTCGCGGCGATCAACGGCTAATTGAGGGACCGGAAATAATGTCTATTCTCGTTAATAAAGACACCAAGATCCTCGTTCAGGGTCTGACCGGCAAGACCGGTACCTTCCACACCGAGCAGGCACTTGCCTATTACGGCACGCAGATGGTCGGTGGTATTCATCCGAAGAAGGGTGGCGAAACCTGGACCGGTGCCAAGGGCGAAAGCCTGCCGATTTTCGCAACGGTTGCCGAAGCCAAGGAAAAGACCGGTGCGGACGCATCCGTGATCTATGTTCCGCCGGCAGGTGCAGCAGACGCGATCATCGAAGCCATCGATGCGGAAATTCCGTTCATCACCTGCATCACCGAAGGCATCCCGGTCATGGACATGGTGCGCGTCAAGGCTCGCCTCGACCGTTCGAAGTCTCGCCTGCTCGGCCCGAACTGCCCCGGCATCCTGACGCCGGAAGAATGCAAGATCGGCATCATGCCGGGCTCCATCTTCCGCAAGGGTTCGGTCGGTATCGTTTCGCGCTCCGGCACGCTGACCTATGAAGCCGTGTTCCAGACATCCAACGAAGGCCTCGGCCAGACGACGGCTGTCGGCATCGGCGGCGACCCGGTCAAGGGCACCGAGTTCATCGACGTCCTGGAAATGTTCCTCGCTGACGACGCCACGCAGTCGATCATCATGATCGGCGAAATCGGCGGTTCGGCGGAAGAAGACGCGGCACAGTTCCTGATCGACGAAGCCAAGAAGGGCCGCAAGAAGCCGATGGCTGGCTTCATCGCGGGCCGTACGGCTCCGAAGGGCCGCACCATGGGTCACGCCGGCGCTGTCGTTTCCGGCGGCAAGGGCGATGCGGAATCCAAGATCGCTGCCATGGAAGCAGCGGGCATCAAGGTATCGCCTTCTCCGGCGCGCCTCGGCAAGACGCTGGTTGAAGTCCTCAAGGGCTGAGACCACATGAAACGGTGACGGGCGGCGCGGCTTCAAGCTCGCGCTGCCCGATGTCGCAAGAACGACAGACAGACGGCATACCGCCCCGGCGGCAGACAGCAATAATCAAAGCGGCAGGCCGGTCGAACGGCCCTAACGGCATCGAGGAGGCGGACGGAAAAGTCCGCAAGAACACAATGGCAAGGCAAGAAGCGAACGAGCAGTTTCAGATCACGTCGTTTCTGGACGGCGCGAATGCAGCCTATATCGAGCAGCTCTATGCCCGGTACGAAGAGGATCCCTCTTCCGTGTCGCCGGAGTGGCAGAGCTTCTTCAAGGCACTGTCCGATAATCCGGAAGATGTGAAGAAGGCGGCCAAGGGCGCCTCCTGGAAGCGTGCCAACTGGCCGATCCCGGCAAATGGCGACCTGGTTTCCGCACTGGACGGCAATTGGGCCACGGTCGAAAAGGCCATCGAAAAGAAGGTTCAGGCAAAGGCTGAGGCCAAGAGCGCCGACACCGGCAAGCCCGTCAGCGAAGCCGAAGTGCTGCAGGCGACCCGTGACAGCGTTCGCGCCATCATGATGATCCGCGCCTACCGCATGCGCGGCCACCTGCATGCCAAGCTCGACCCGCTCGGCATTGCCGTTGCCGTCGAGGATTACAACGAGCTCTCGCCGAAGTCCTACGGCTTCGAGGAAAGCGATTACGACCGCAAGATCTTTATCGATAACGTGCTCGGCCTCGAATATGCGACCGTGCGCGAGATGATCGATATTCTGGAGCGCACCTACTGCTCCACCATCGGCGTCGAATTCATGCATATGTCCAGCCCGGAAGAAAAGGCCTGGATTCAGGAACGTATCGAAGGCCCGGATAAGGGCGTTGCCTTTACAGCCGAAGGCAAGAAGGCAATCCTGTCGAAGCTGGTCGAAGCCGAAGGTTACGAACAGTTCCTCGACGTTCGCTTCAAGGGCACCAAGCGTTTCGGTCTCGATGGCGGTGAATCGCTCATCCCGGCGCTCGAGCAGATTATCAAGCGCGGCGGCCAGGAAGGGCTCGAGGAAGTCGTTCTCGGCATGGCTCACCGCGGCCGCCTGAATGTTCTGACGAACGTCATGGGCAAGCCGCACCGCGCCGTGTTCCACGAGTTCAAGGGCGGCTCGTTCAAGCCTGACGATGTCGAAGGTTCGGGCGACGTGAAGTATCACCTCGGCGCCTCCTCCGACCGCGAATTCGACGGCAACAAGGTTCACCTGTCGCTGACGGCCAACCCGTCGCACCTTGAAATCGTCAACCCTGTGGTCATGGGCAAGGCCCGCGCCAAGCAGGACCAGCTGGCCAAGCAGTGGGACGGGGACATCATTCCGCTTTCCGAGCGCGCCAAGGTTCTGCCGCTGCTTCTGCATGGCGATGCCGCTTTTGCGGGTCAGGGCGTGGTTGCTGAGATTCTCGGTCTTTCCGGTCTGCGCGGTCACCGCGTGGCCGGAACCATGCACTTCATCATCAACAACCAGATCGGCTTCACGACGAACCCGGCCTTCTCCCGTTCGTCG
This genomic interval from Agrobacterium tumefaciens contains the following:
- the zapE gene encoding cell division protein ZapE, translated to MKPLPDYNHSVVEQLNALTAAGTLQADAAQLGVAAHLDRILADLKARKPAKKKSALGWMFARKSGPATTVKGLYVYGSVGRGKTMLMDMFYEMAPVSSKRRCHFHEFMADVHNRVHAHRQKLKNGETKQADPIPPVAAQLLAEAELLCFDEFSVTDIADAMILARLFTELFAHGCTLVTTSNVVPDNLYKDGLNRGLFLPFVDLLKKYVDVVTLDSPTDYRMEKLESLPVYVTPLDGAADQAMDMAWRHMTGGHLVAPTEIPMKGRSILVPRASGRVARFSFSDLCEKPLGASDFLAIANRFDTIFIDHIPLLNADKRNETKRFIILIDALYDHSVRLFASAAAMPEDLLGKRKGTEGFEFDRTASRLFEMRSADYLALPQEKRQKV
- the mdh gene encoding malate dehydrogenase, which produces MARKKIALIGSGMIGGTLAHLASLKELGDIVLFDIADGIPQGKGLDIAQSGPVEGFNAKLTGASDYAAIEGADVCIVTAGVARKPGMSRDDLLGINLKVMEQVGAGIKKYAPNAFVICITNPLDAMVWALQKFSGLPKNKVVGMAGVLDSARFRLFLAEEFNVSVEDVTAFVLGGHGDTMVPLARYSTVAGVPLTDLVKMGWLTAERLEQIIQRTRDGGAEIVGLLKTGSAYYAPAASAIEMAESYLKDKKRVLPAAAHLSGQYGVDDMYVGVPTIIGAGGIERIIEIELNKEEEAAFQKSVGAVAGLCEACVNIAPSLK
- the sucC gene encoding ADP-forming succinate--CoA ligase subunit beta, with product MNIHEYQAKALLKGYGAPVAEGVAILKVEEAEAAAKQLPGPLYVVKSQIHAGGRGKGKFKELGPDAKGGVRLAKSIEEVVSHAKDMLGNTLVTAQTGDAGKQVNRLYIEDGADIARELYCSLLVDRSVGQVAFVVSTEGGMDIEAVAHDTPEKIHTIAINPEKGVSDADVAAISKALELDGVAAEDAKSLFPILYKAFSEKDMALLEINPLIVMENGHLRVLDAKVSFDGNAMFRHDDVKALRDETEEDAKEIEASKWDLAYVALDGNIGCMVNGAGLAMATMDIIKLYGKEPANFCDVGGGAGKEKVAAAFKIITADPKVEGILVNIFGGIMKCDVIAEGVIAAVKEVGLQVPLVVRLEGTNVELGKKLLNESGLAITAADDLDDAAKKIVAAING
- the sucD gene encoding succinate--CoA ligase subunit alpha, which produces MSILVNKDTKILVQGLTGKTGTFHTEQALAYYGTQMVGGIHPKKGGETWTGAKGESLPIFATVAEAKEKTGADASVIYVPPAGAADAIIEAIDAEIPFITCITEGIPVMDMVRVKARLDRSKSRLLGPNCPGILTPEECKIGIMPGSIFRKGSVGIVSRSGTLTYEAVFQTSNEGLGQTTAVGIGGDPVKGTEFIDVLEMFLADDATQSIIMIGEIGGSAEEDAAQFLIDEAKKGRKKPMAGFIAGRTAPKGRTMGHAGAVVSGGKGDAESKIAAMEAAGIKVSPSPARLGKTLVEVLKG